The following are from one region of the Halodesulfurarchaeum sp. HSR-GB genome:
- a CDS encoding aminotransferase class IV, translated as MQYHVNGELVPEAEATVSVDDRGFQYGDAGFETLRAYGGTLFKWAEHLDRLQNTCELLGMPDVIPGDLRERVEATLDANDLAEAYVRMSITRGVQPGALTPQPEVDPTVVIIVKELPRAGVHGTPRWDGPATVKLVETRRNHPDAIPPGLKTHNYLNGILARLELRAEDGRIEADDGIMLDTEGYVAEGTTANVFFVEDGVLHTPSLDGPILAGVTRDVVLELAADLDIPVETGRYRPERLREADELFLTNTTGEVWPIGKLDDQPFEVGPVTERLQAAYDELVEEFY; from the coding sequence ATGCAGTATCACGTAAACGGCGAACTGGTCCCCGAGGCCGAGGCGACAGTTTCCGTCGACGACCGGGGCTTTCAGTACGGTGACGCCGGATTCGAGACGCTGCGAGCCTACGGCGGGACGCTCTTCAAGTGGGCGGAGCACCTCGACCGACTCCAGAACACCTGTGAACTGCTGGGAATGCCAGATGTCATCCCAGGGGACCTCCGCGAGCGCGTCGAGGCGACCCTCGACGCGAACGACCTGGCGGAGGCCTACGTCCGGATGTCGATCACACGAGGGGTGCAGCCCGGCGCGTTGACCCCCCAGCCGGAGGTCGACCCGACAGTGGTAATCATCGTGAAAGAACTCCCGCGAGCGGGCGTCCACGGGACCCCCCGCTGGGACGGACCGGCGACGGTGAAACTCGTCGAAACCCGGCGCAACCACCCCGACGCGATTCCTCCGGGCCTGAAGACCCACAACTACCTCAACGGCATCCTGGCACGCCTGGAGCTTCGAGCCGAGGACGGCCGGATCGAGGCCGACGACGGGATCATGCTGGACACCGAGGGCTACGTGGCGGAGGGGACCACGGCAAACGTCTTCTTCGTCGAAGACGGCGTGCTTCACACCCCCTCCCTCGACGGCCCGATCCTGGCCGGCGTGACCAGAGACGTGGTCCTCGAACTCGCGGCCGACCTCGACATCCCGGTCGAGACGGGTCGCTACCGCCCGGAGCGCCTGCGGGAGGCCGATGAGCTCTTCCTGACCAACACCACGGGCGAGGTCTGGCCGATCGGCAAACTCGACGACCAGCCCTTCGAGGTGGGGCCGGTGACCGAACGGCTCCAGGCCGCCTACGACGAACTGGTCGAGGAGTTCTACTGA
- a CDS encoding flagella cluster protein translates to MDTLDLTDGFSIHDYRHGLKLLRQDGERMLLENREEYACPACGEPFERLLVTENTVHSFQTPPSGPICLAHTGEKLLVLTH, encoded by the coding sequence ATGGACACCCTTGACCTGACAGACGGCTTTTCGATTCACGACTATCGCCACGGACTCAAATTGCTTCGCCAGGACGGGGAGCGGATGCTGCTCGAAAACCGCGAGGAGTATGCCTGCCCGGCCTGCGGCGAGCCTTTCGAGCGACTGCTGGTGACCGAAAATACAGTCCACTCCTTCCAGACACCGCCCTCCGGGCCGATCTGTCTGGCCCACACGGGAGAGAAACTGCTCGTGCTGACCCACTGA